A window of Roseovarius sp. THAF27 contains these coding sequences:
- a CDS encoding cation diffusion facilitator family transporter gives MSTTLRLAMASIFVGAIVLAIKSLAWWLTGSVALLSDALESTVNVATAIAALIAIRIAAIPADSSHPYGHHKAEFFSAVLEGVMIIIAALVILREAYRGFLDPAALDMPVEGLLINGAATVFNALWAWVLVTRGRANSSPALVADGRHLWTDVVTSAGVALGVLLAMITGWWMLDPIMAAIVAVNILWSGSRVVRESLSGLMDEAVSDETLDTVREIIATEAGGAVEAHDLRTRHAGPAIFIDFHLVVPGDTTVFDAHEICDRVEAALKQAVEGARITIHVEPEHKQKHSGIVVLD, from the coding sequence GTGTCCACCACCCTCCGGCTCGCCATGGCAAGCATCTTCGTCGGTGCGATCGTGCTCGCGATCAAAAGCCTGGCGTGGTGGCTGACAGGCTCGGTGGCCCTTCTGTCGGATGCCCTGGAAAGCACCGTCAACGTGGCCACGGCCATCGCGGCGCTCATCGCGATCCGCATCGCCGCCATACCGGCGGATTCCTCGCACCCCTACGGCCACCACAAGGCCGAGTTCTTCAGCGCCGTGCTCGAAGGCGTGATGATCATCATCGCCGCACTCGTCATCCTGCGCGAGGCCTATCGCGGCTTTCTCGATCCCGCAGCACTCGACATGCCGGTCGAGGGGCTTCTGATCAACGGCGCCGCCACGGTCTTCAACGCGCTCTGGGCCTGGGTCCTGGTCACCCGCGGCCGAGCCAATTCGTCGCCCGCGCTCGTCGCCGACGGACGCCACCTGTGGACCGATGTCGTCACCTCGGCGGGCGTCGCGCTTGGCGTCCTTCTGGCGATGATCACCGGCTGGTGGATGCTCGACCCGATCATGGCCGCCATCGTCGCGGTCAACATCCTCTGGTCCGGCTCGCGCGTCGTGCGCGAATCGCTCAGCGGCCTGATGGACGAGGCCGTATCCGACGAAACGCTCGACACCGTGCGCGAGATCATCGCGACCGAGGCCGGCGGCGCGGTCGAGGCGCACGACCTGCGCACCCGCCATGCCGGGCCGGCGATCTTCATCGACTTTCACCTCGTCGTGCCCGGCGACACCACGGTCTTCGACGCGCACGAGATCTGCGACCGGGTCGAAGCCGCCCTGAAACAGGCGGTCGAGGGCGCACGGATCACCATCCACGTGGAGCCCGAGCACAAGCAGAAGCATTCCGGTATCGTCGTGCTGGACTGA
- the rplT gene encoding 50S ribosomal protein L20: MSRVKGGTVTHARHKKITNAAKGYYGRRKNTFKVAAQAVDKANQYATRDRKNRKRNFRALWIQRINAAVRAHDESLTYSRFINGLSLAGVEVDRKVLADLAVHEPAAFGAIVEQAKGALTA; this comes from the coding sequence ATGTCGAGAGTCAAAGGTGGGACCGTTACCCACGCCCGTCACAAGAAAATCACCAACGCCGCAAAAGGCTATTACGGCCGTCGCAAGAACACCTTCAAGGTGGCGGCACAGGCCGTGGACAAGGCCAACCAGTACGCCACGCGCGACCGCAAGAACCGCAAGCGGAACTTCCGCGCGCTGTGGATCCAGCGGATCAACGCCGCCGTGCGCGCCCATGACGAATCGCTGACCTATTCGCGGTTCATCAACGGCCTGTCGCTGGCCGGTGTCGAAGTGGACCGCAAGGTCCTGGCCGATCTGGCCGTGCACGAACCCGCCGCATTCGGCGCCATCGTGGAACAGGCAAAAGGCGCGCTGACCGCGTAA
- the pyk gene encoding pyruvate kinase, with product MRRYRNVKIVATLGPASDTYETIRALHEAGADVFRLNMSHGTQDDIRAKHEIIRKVEQDLDSPIAILADLQGPKLRVGPFKNGSEELEEGASFRLDLDDAEGTIDRVNLPHPEIFQALKPGARLLVNDGKIRLKVTKCGNDYAETEVVTGGTISDRKGVNVPDVVLPLAALTDKDRADLEFACELGVDWLALSFVQRARDVIEASALVRGRAAIMVKVEKPSAVTDFDAILKEVDGIMVARGDLGVELPVQNVPPLQKRMVRKCRAAAKPVIIATQMLESMISSPMPTRAEVSDVATAIYEGADAIMLSAESAAGEYPIEAVQTMDNVAREVEEDPTYTEIIEASRKADRTTVADGIVAAAREIAETTDVAAICCFTQSGTTALLTARERPRVPIIAMTNVRDTARRLSLNWGTDCVMTPELSRFKMAVQNATRAALKQGYATEDDLVIVTAGVPFNVPGTTNILRVAPCNQKELSSTDQD from the coding sequence ATGAGACGCTATCGCAATGTGAAGATCGTGGCCACGCTGGGCCCGGCATCGGACACCTATGAGACGATCCGGGCTCTGCATGAGGCGGGGGCGGATGTGTTCAGGCTGAACATGAGCCACGGCACGCAGGACGATATCCGCGCCAAGCACGAGATCATTCGAAAGGTCGAGCAGGACCTGGACAGTCCGATCGCCATCCTGGCGGACCTGCAGGGGCCGAAGCTGCGGGTCGGGCCATTCAAGAACGGGTCGGAAGAGCTGGAAGAGGGCGCGTCGTTCCGGCTGGACCTGGATGACGCCGAAGGCACGATCGACCGTGTGAACCTGCCGCATCCCGAGATTTTCCAGGCGCTGAAACCCGGCGCGCGATTGTTGGTCAATGACGGCAAGATCCGCCTGAAGGTCACCAAATGCGGCAATGACTATGCCGAAACCGAGGTTGTCACCGGCGGCACGATTTCGGATCGCAAGGGCGTGAACGTGCCTGACGTCGTGCTGCCGCTGGCAGCGCTGACCGATAAGGACCGCGCCGACCTGGAGTTCGCCTGCGAGCTTGGCGTGGATTGGCTGGCGCTGAGCTTCGTGCAGCGGGCGCGGGACGTGATCGAGGCAAGCGCGCTGGTGCGCGGGCGCGCGGCGATCATGGTGAAGGTGGAAAAACCGTCGGCGGTGACGGATTTCGATGCCATCCTGAAAGAGGTCGACGGGATCATGGTGGCCCGCGGCGACCTGGGCGTGGAACTGCCGGTGCAGAACGTGCCGCCGTTGCAAAAGCGGATGGTGCGCAAGTGCCGCGCGGCGGCCAAGCCGGTGATCATCGCCACGCAGATGCTGGAATCGATGATTTCCAGCCCGATGCCCACCCGCGCCGAGGTCAGTGACGTGGCCACGGCGATTTACGAAGGCGCGGACGCGATCATGCTGTCGGCGGAATCGGCGGCTGGCGAGTACCCGATCGAGGCGGTGCAGACGATGGACAACGTGGCCCGCGAGGTCGAGGAGGATCCGACCTATACCGAGATCATCGAAGCCTCGCGCAAGGCCGACCGCACCACGGTGGCCGACGGGATCGTCGCCGCGGCGCGGGAAATCGCGGAAACCACCGATGTGGCGGCGATCTGTTGCTTTACGCAAAGCGGCACGACCGCGCTGCTGACCGCGCGCGAGCGGCCGCGCGTGCCGATCATCGCCATGACGAACGTGCGCGACACGGCGCGGCGGCTGTCGCTGAACTGGGGCACCGACTGCGTCATGACGCCGGAACTGTCGCGGTTCAAGATGGCGGTGCAGAACGCCACGCGCGCCGCGCTGAAGCAGGGATACGCCACCGAGGACGACCTGGTGATCGTCACCGCGGGCGTGCCGTTCAACGTGCCGGGTACGACCAATATCCTGCGAGTAGCGCCCTGTAATCAAAAGGAACTTTCTTCGACTGACCAAGACTGA
- a CDS encoding BLUF domain-containing protein — translation MALTQLIYASRPFGYDDAMLAGILLDARRCNERDGITGALICRADLYLQLLEGPDKAVRHCYARIRQDDRHIEPRNLLERSIKTRLFPAWAMRDDPAQSWVWSREAVRAGAVEQATEDEVLGFFNRLAADGVVPFPQD, via the coding sequence ATGGCGCTCACGCAGTTGATCTATGCCTCTCGCCCCTTCGGATACGACGATGCGATGCTGGCCGGTATCCTGCTGGATGCGCGGCGGTGCAATGAACGGGACGGGATCACCGGGGCGTTGATCTGTCGGGCGGATCTGTACCTACAGTTGCTGGAAGGGCCCGACAAGGCCGTTAGGCACTGTTACGCGCGCATTCGGCAGGATGACCGGCATATCGAACCGCGCAACCTGCTGGAGCGGTCGATCAAAACGCGATTGTTCCCGGCCTGGGCGATGAGGGACGACCCAGCGCAATCTTGGGTCTGGAGCCGCGAGGCGGTGCGCGCGGGCGCGGTGGAACAGGCGACCGAGGACGAGGTTCTGGGCTTTTTCAACCGGCTGGCGGCGGACGGCGTGGTGCCTTTTCCGCAGGATTAG
- the pheS gene encoding phenylalanine--tRNA ligase subunit alpha → MDDLRDKYLSAIAEAGDEAALEDLRVQAVGKKGEVALKMRELGKMTPEERQEMGPKLNALKDEINSALAAKKVALADAALDERLREEWLDVTLPGRPRRQGTIHPISQVTEEVTAIFADMGFAVAEGPQIDTDWYNFDALNIPSHHPARAEMDTFYMHRAEGDDRAPDVLRTHTSPVQIRHLEKHGAPCRIIAPGRVYRADYDQTHTPMFHQVEGLAIDKDISMANLKWVLEEFFTAYFGTSVKTRFRASHFPFTEPSAEVDIQCAFEGGTVKVGEGDDWLEVLGSGMVHPHVLRSGGIDPDEWQGFAFGMGIDRIAMLKYGIPDLRAFFDSDLRWLRHYGFAALDVPTLHGGLSR, encoded by the coding sequence ATGGATGACCTGAGAGACAAGTACCTGAGTGCCATTGCCGAGGCCGGTGACGAGGCCGCGCTGGAGGATCTGCGCGTGCAGGCCGTGGGCAAGAAGGGCGAAGTCGCGCTGAAGATGCGCGAGCTGGGCAAGATGACGCCCGAAGAGCGGCAGGAGATGGGGCCGAAGCTGAACGCGCTGAAGGACGAGATCAACTCTGCGCTGGCGGCCAAGAAGGTGGCGCTGGCGGATGCCGCGCTGGACGAACGGCTGCGCGAGGAATGGCTGGACGTGACCCTGCCGGGACGGCCGCGGCGGCAAGGCACGATCCACCCGATCAGCCAGGTGACCGAGGAAGTCACGGCGATCTTCGCCGACATGGGGTTCGCCGTGGCCGAGGGGCCGCAGATCGACACCGACTGGTACAATTTCGACGCGCTGAACATCCCCAGCCACCACCCGGCGCGGGCCGAGATGGACACGTTCTATATGCATCGGGCCGAAGGGGACGACCGCGCGCCCGACGTGCTGCGCACGCACACCTCGCCGGTGCAGATCCGGCACCTGGAAAAACACGGCGCGCCTTGCCGGATCATCGCGCCGGGCCGCGTCTATCGCGCCGATTACGACCAGACCCACACGCCGATGTTCCACCAGGTCGAAGGGCTGGCCATCGACAAGGATATCTCGATGGCGAACCTGAAATGGGTACTGGAGGAGTTCTTCACCGCCTATTTCGGCACCTCGGTGAAGACCCGTTTCCGGGCCTCGCACTTTCCCTTCACCGAACCGTCGGCGGAGGTGGACATCCAGTGCGCCTTTGAAGGCGGCACGGTCAAGGTGGGCGAGGGCGACGACTGGCTGGAAGTGCTGGGGTCGGGCATGGTGCATCCGCATGTGCTGCGCTCGGGCGGGATCGACCCGGATGAATGGCAGGGCTTTGCCTTCGGCATGGGGATCGACCGGATCGCGATGCTGAAATACGGCATCCCGGACCTGCGGGCTTTCTTTGATTCGGACCTGCGGTGGCTGCGGCACTACGGCTTCGCGGCGCTGGATGTGCCGACGCTGCATGGCGGCTTGAGCCGGTGA
- a CDS encoding helix-turn-helix domain-containing protein, with the protein MERHGLDPAAPAQGQRVDHSVADESRARLDRFMTIAAPKLDQLFGLVGLSGCGVLLTDESGVILDQRCSDGDRTTFEDWGLAVGADWSEAAEGTNGIGTCLTEKRRITIHRDDHFLARNIGMSCMDAPIFGPDGGLLAALDVSSARVDQTEAYNRLIAAMVDQTAHAIEADFFRASYPKARIVVADSAEGSAATLLAVDGDDIVVGATREARKALGLSPSGVFTPRPASDIFGREDGPRGFEKAERAAVVRALTRAGGNVSEAARALGIGRATLYRRMKRLGLDDT; encoded by the coding sequence ATGGAACGGCACGGGCTCGATCCCGCCGCCCCGGCACAGGGCCAGCGCGTCGATCACAGCGTGGCCGACGAAAGCCGCGCCCGCCTCGACCGCTTCATGACCATCGCCGCCCCCAAGCTTGACCAGCTTTTCGGTCTCGTGGGCCTCTCGGGCTGCGGCGTCCTCTTGACCGACGAAAGCGGCGTCATCCTCGACCAGCGCTGTTCCGACGGGGACCGCACCACGTTCGAGGACTGGGGCCTCGCCGTCGGCGCCGACTGGTCCGAGGCCGCGGAGGGCACCAATGGCATCGGCACCTGCCTGACCGAGAAACGCCGTATCACCATTCACCGCGACGACCACTTCCTCGCCCGCAACATCGGCATGAGCTGCATGGACGCGCCCATTTTCGGCCCCGATGGCGGGCTTCTGGCCGCGCTCGACGTCTCCTCGGCCCGTGTCGACCAGACCGAGGCCTATAACCGCCTCATCGCCGCGATGGTCGATCAGACCGCCCACGCGATCGAGGCAGATTTCTTTCGCGCCTCCTATCCGAAGGCCCGCATCGTGGTGGCCGATTCTGCCGAAGGCAGCGCGGCGACGCTCTTGGCCGTGGATGGCGACGACATCGTGGTGGGCGCCACCCGCGAGGCCCGCAAGGCGCTCGGCCTGTCGCCCAGCGGCGTCTTCACGCCCCGCCCCGCCTCGGACATCTTCGGGCGCGAGGACGGCCCCCGCGGCTTCGAGAAGGCCGAGCGCGCCGCCGTCGTGCGCGCCCTCACCCGCGCTGGCGGCAACGTGTCCGAGGCCGCCCGCGCGCTGGGAATCGGCCGCGCCACGCTCTATCGGCGCATGAAACGGCTGGGTCTGGACGACACCTGA
- a CDS encoding fatty acid desaturase: MDHREFIATLPRDVLAGLTEAENAPGVFRLAVHFGLIGLFGVWIGLGWPLWGALLIPQGIAICFLFTLEHEATHKTPFRSPWLNEAVGRVCGLLIVQPFEWFRYFHLAHHRHTNIPGEDPELLAGAKPEGWRAYLWHVTGLPFWAAMLTRTLRNAAGVDPGDYVPERARPRLVREARAMLALYAVALASLVVTPLLFWAWILPALLGQPFLRLYLLAEHGRCAFVADMFRNTRTTHTNRIVRFLAWNMPYHTEHHALPQVPFHRLPELHGMMQGHHGVVSDGYVEFTREYAATLR, translated from the coding sequence ATGGATCACCGGGAGTTCATCGCCACCTTGCCTCGGGACGTATTGGCCGGGCTGACCGAGGCCGAGAATGCGCCCGGCGTATTCCGGCTGGCGGTGCATTTCGGGCTGATCGGGCTTTTCGGTGTCTGGATCGGGCTGGGCTGGCCTTTGTGGGGGGCGCTGCTGATTCCGCAGGGCATCGCCATCTGTTTCCTGTTCACGCTGGAGCACGAGGCGACGCACAAGACGCCGTTCCGGTCGCCCTGGCTGAATGAAGCGGTGGGGCGGGTGTGTGGCCTGCTGATCGTGCAGCCGTTCGAGTGGTTCCGGTATTTTCACCTTGCGCATCACCGGCACACCAACATCCCCGGCGAGGACCCCGAACTGCTGGCCGGGGCCAAACCCGAAGGCTGGCGCGCCTATCTTTGGCATGTGACCGGCCTGCCGTTCTGGGCGGCCATGCTGACCCGGACCCTGCGGAATGCGGCGGGGGTCGACCCGGGCGATTACGTGCCCGAGCGCGCGCGGCCGCGCTTGGTGAGGGAGGCGCGGGCGATGCTGGCGCTCTACGCCGTGGCGCTGGCGAGCCTCGTGGTGACGCCCTTGCTGTTCTGGGCCTGGATCCTCCCGGCGCTTCTGGGGCAGCCGTTTCTGCGGCTGTACCTGCTGGCGGAACACGGGCGCTGTGCCTTCGTGGCGGATATGTTCCGGAACACGCGCACCACCCATACCAACCGGATCGTGCGGTTCCTGGCGTGGAACATGCCCTATCACACCGAGCATCACGCCCTGCCGCAGGTGCCGTTCCACCGCCTGCCGGAGCTGCATGGCATGATGCAGGGGCATCACGGTGTCGTCTCGGACGGGTACGTGGAATTCACCCGAGAGTATGCCGCGACCTTGCGCTGA
- the rpmI gene encoding 50S ribosomal protein L35: protein MPKMKTKSSCKKRFKVTAKGRVVAGQAGKRHGMIKRTNKFIRNARGTTTLSKADEQIIKPMMPYAR from the coding sequence ATGCCCAAGATGAAGACGAAATCGAGCTGCAAGAAGCGGTTCAAGGTGACGGCCAAGGGCCGCGTGGTGGCTGGCCAGGCCGGCAAGCGCCACGGCATGATCAAACGCACCAACAAATTCATCCGCAACGCGCGTGGCACCACGACGCTGAGCAAGGCTGATGAGCAGATCATCAAGCCGATGATGCCTTACGCACGCTGA
- a CDS encoding ABC transporter substrate-binding protein: protein MTKLIKGTSRRGALKTLAGAAAGAASLPLWARYAQAQSSEPIKIGFQQHSTGIGAAYGRWYGRTTEAAVKLINEGGGINGRKIEIIAEDDGTDPKRGAEVVEKFANQHGCDVGFGTLFSHVVIGSAPRAGELKLPYFVVSEGHHVASGMLNRYTLQPGITDVKSQVQAMAPYVSENLGKKVTMIFPDFAFGHDHRDFFTAAIEEQGGEVLEQIAIPPSETSFTKYFPQIPRDTEVLYHVMVGPAVLTFVKELGEFFGDQGPEIFGFIDSLEAVDISSPGLEFLEGTYFWEGMPRYAQEDQSEHEAFYREAVGVDETGASVSDPSDVSTYAHMFGCWETLHIIKAGMEASGYAGPLDRAKLIEAVEAMGDMPESQAHPQGAKRFNGKTHQVFGHQHISRVENGRLVRVHTTSIDDTMYPDEVDYTTQPL from the coding sequence ATGACCAAGCTGATCAAGGGCACGTCGCGCCGGGGCGCGTTGAAAACACTGGCCGGAGCAGCGGCGGGCGCGGCGAGCCTGCCGCTTTGGGCGCGGTATGCGCAGGCGCAGAGCTCGGAGCCGATCAAGATCGGGTTTCAGCAGCACAGCACCGGCATCGGGGCCGCCTATGGCCGCTGGTACGGGCGCACCACCGAGGCGGCGGTGAAGTTGATCAACGAGGGTGGCGGCATCAACGGACGGAAGATCGAGATCATCGCCGAGGATGACGGCACGGATCCCAAGCGCGGTGCCGAGGTGGTGGAGAAATTCGCCAACCAGCATGGCTGTGACGTCGGTTTCGGCACGCTGTTTTCCCACGTGGTGATCGGGTCTGCGCCGCGGGCAGGGGAGTTGAAGCTGCCCTATTTCGTGGTCTCCGAGGGGCATCACGTGGCGAGCGGGATGCTGAACCGCTATACCCTGCAACCGGGCATCACGGACGTGAAGAGCCAGGTGCAGGCGATGGCGCCTTACGTGTCGGAGAACCTCGGGAAAAAGGTCACGATGATCTTCCCCGATTTCGCCTTCGGTCACGATCACCGGGATTTCTTTACCGCCGCGATCGAGGAACAGGGCGGCGAGGTCTTGGAGCAGATCGCGATTCCGCCCAGCGAGACGAGCTTTACCAAGTATTTCCCGCAGATCCCACGCGATACCGAGGTGCTGTATCACGTGATGGTCGGCCCTGCCGTTCTGACCTTCGTGAAGGAATTGGGCGAGTTTTTCGGCGACCAGGGGCCGGAAATCTTCGGCTTTATCGACAGCCTGGAGGCGGTGGATATTTCCAGCCCGGGCCTGGAGTTTTTGGAAGGGACGTATTTCTGGGAAGGGATGCCGCGCTACGCGCAGGAGGACCAGAGCGAGCACGAGGCGTTCTATCGTGAGGCCGTGGGCGTGGACGAGACCGGCGCGTCGGTCAGCGACCCGAGCGACGTGTCGACCTATGCGCATATGTTCGGCTGCTGGGAGACGCTGCACATCATCAAGGCAGGAATGGAAGCGTCGGGCTATGCCGGGCCGCTGGACCGCGCAAAGCTGATCGAGGCGGTCGAGGCGATGGGCGATATGCCCGAAAGCCAGGCGCATCCGCAGGGGGCCAAGCGGTTCAATGGCAAGACGCACCAGGTGTTCGGGC
- the adh gene encoding aldehyde dehydrogenase, translating to MNEQTQLSAEFQSPFKTRYDNFIGGKFTPPVNGKYFDNVTPITGQPVCEIARSDAADVELALDAAHAAKDAWGRTSATERANILLKLADRIEENLDLIAVAETWDNGKPIRETVNADIPLAVDHFRYFASVLRGQEGAMSEIDADTVAYHYHEPLGVVGQIIPWNFSVLMAAWKLAPALAAGNCIVLKPAEQTPAAIMVLMEVIADLLPDGVLNIVNGYGAEVGAALAKSNRIAKIAFTGSTQTGRTIMQYATENLIPVTLELGGKSPNIFFSDVMAKDDAFLDKAIEGFVLFAFNQGEVCTCPSRALIQEDIYEEFIARAIERVKAIKQGDPRLMDTMVGAQASRAQQDKILSYLQIGVEEGAEVLAGGAAAQMEGELSEGYYIQPTILKGHNKMRVFQEEIFGPVVSVTTFKDEAEALELANDTIYGLGAGVWSRDANTCYRFGRGIQAGRVWVNNYHAYPAHAAFGGYKQSGIGRENHKMMLDHYQQTKNMLVSYNPNKLGFF from the coding sequence ATGAACGAACAGACGCAACTCTCGGCGGAATTCCAATCGCCGTTCAAGACCCGTTACGACAACTTCATCGGCGGCAAATTCACCCCGCCCGTGAACGGCAAGTATTTCGACAACGTGACCCCGATCACCGGCCAGCCGGTCTGCGAAATCGCCCGCTCGGATGCCGCCGACGTGGAGCTGGCGCTCGACGCCGCCCACGCCGCCAAAGACGCGTGGGGCCGCACCTCGGCCACCGAACGCGCCAACATCCTGCTCAAACTCGCCGACCGGATCGAGGAAAACCTCGACCTGATCGCCGTGGCCGAGACATGGGACAACGGCAAGCCGATCCGCGAGACCGTCAATGCCGACATCCCGCTCGCCGTCGACCATTTCCGGTACTTCGCCAGCGTCCTGCGCGGCCAGGAAGGCGCGATGTCCGAAATCGACGCCGACACCGTCGCCTATCACTACCACGAGCCGCTTGGTGTCGTGGGCCAGATCATCCCGTGGAACTTCTCGGTGCTGATGGCCGCGTGGAAGCTCGCCCCGGCGCTGGCCGCCGGCAACTGCATCGTCCTGAAACCGGCGGAACAGACCCCCGCCGCGATCATGGTGCTGATGGAGGTCATCGCCGACCTGCTGCCCGACGGCGTGCTGAACATCGTCAACGGCTACGGCGCCGAGGTCGGCGCGGCGCTGGCGAAATCCAACCGCATCGCCAAGATCGCCTTCACCGGCTCCACCCAGACCGGCCGCACGATCATGCAATACGCGACCGAGAACCTGATCCCCGTCACGCTGGAACTGGGCGGCAAGTCCCCCAACATCTTCTTCTCCGACGTGATGGCCAAGGACGACGCCTTTCTCGACAAGGCGATCGAGGGTTTCGTGCTCTTCGCCTTCAACCAGGGCGAAGTCTGCACCTGCCCCAGCCGCGCGCTGATCCAGGAAGACATCTATGAAGAGTTCATCGCCCGCGCCATCGAACGCGTGAAGGCCATCAAGCAGGGCGACCCCCGCCTGATGGACACGATGGTGGGCGCACAGGCCAGCCGCGCACAGCAGGACAAGATCCTCAGCTACCTGCAGATCGGTGTCGAGGAAGGCGCCGAGGTGCTGGCCGGCGGTGCGGCGGCCCAGATGGAGGGCGAGCTCTCCGAGGGCTACTACATCCAGCCCACCATCCTGAAAGGCCACAACAAGATGCGCGTCTTCCAGGAGGAAATCTTCGGCCCCGTCGTCTCGGTCACCACCTTCAAGGACGAGGCCGAGGCGCTGGAGCTCGCCAACGACACGATCTACGGCCTTGGCGCCGGGGTCTGGTCGCGCGACGCCAACACCTGCTACCGCTTCGGGCGCGGCATCCAGGCCGGGCGCGTCTGGGTCAACAACTACCACGCCTACCCGGCGCACGCGGCCTTTGGCGGCTACAAGCAGTCCGGCATCGGGCGCGAGAACCACAAGATGATGCTGGACCACTACCAGCAGACCAAGAACATGCTGGTCAGCTACAACCCCAACAAGCTGGGTTTCTTCTAG
- a CDS encoding dimethylarginine dimethylaminohydrolase family protein — MKDQPADNFTLRARREGGGTPRLNDWGADSDYGTLRSVLLGPIENYRWLKTSSVSKKTLRRGVEFDPNVAKKQHSEMMSAYESAGVEVQTHVPDPELPYQVYARDSSVMTPYGAIITHMSQHWRRGENFRAIETYQGLGIPIYDFVTAGTFEGGDFNVIEPGCVLIGWEGEEGRSMHEGARQVASWMEAEGWEVKLADIDPFYVHIDLMVVMLAPKLAAVCTDCTDPEIVDWLRAKKIEIVEVPFQETIALGCNVVALGQDRVLLPEGSKTLKEKLRALGFTIYDPDLSMITQGGGGVHCMCQSLIRDPG; from the coding sequence ATGAAAGATCAACCGGCTGACAATTTTACCCTGCGCGCACGGCGCGAGGGCGGCGGCACGCCCAGGCTGAACGACTGGGGAGCGGATAGTGACTATGGCACGTTGCGGTCGGTGCTGCTGGGGCCAATCGAGAATTACCGCTGGCTGAAGACCTCGTCGGTGAGCAAGAAGACGCTGCGGCGGGGGGTGGAATTTGACCCTAACGTTGCGAAAAAACAGCATTCCGAGATGATGAGCGCCTATGAAAGCGCGGGCGTCGAGGTGCAGACCCATGTGCCGGATCCGGAACTGCCCTACCAGGTTTATGCGCGGGACAGTTCGGTGATGACGCCCTATGGCGCAATCATCACGCATATGTCGCAACACTGGCGCCGGGGCGAGAATTTCCGGGCGATCGAGACCTACCAGGGCCTTGGCATTCCGATTTACGATTTCGTCACTGCGGGCACCTTCGAGGGGGGCGATTTCAACGTGATCGAGCCGGGGTGTGTTCTGATCGGCTGGGAAGGCGAAGAAGGCCGGTCGATGCATGAGGGCGCGCGGCAGGTCGCGTCGTGGATGGAGGCCGAGGGCTGGGAAGTGAAGCTGGCCGATATCGACCCGTTCTATGTGCATATCGACCTGATGGTGGTGATGCTGGCGCCGAAGCTGGCTGCGGTCTGCACCGATTGCACCGATCCCGAGATCGTCGACTGGCTGCGCGCGAAGAAGATCGAGATCGTCGAGGTGCCGTTCCAGGAGACCATCGCTCTGGGCTGCAACGTGGTGGCGCTGGGGCAGGACCGGGTGCTGCTGCCCGAGGGGTCGAAGACGCTGAAGGAGAAGCTGCGCGCGCTGGGGTTCACCATTTACGACCCGGACCTGAGCATGATCACCCAAGGGGGTGGCGGCGTGCATTGCATGTGCCAGAGTCTGATTCGCGACCCGGGGTGA
- a CDS encoding YrhK family protein, which produces MQMFKDKRHVNAETRRLYAIFELLHTLADFVAAFSFLIGSILFLWKATETVAVWLFIVGSVFFCLKPTLKLIREVKLASVGDTEDLAERYRP; this is translated from the coding sequence ATGCAGATGTTCAAGGACAAGCGCCATGTGAATGCCGAGACACGCCGGCTTTACGCCATTTTCGAGCTGTTGCACACGCTGGCGGATTTCGTCGCCGCGTTCTCGTTCCTGATCGGGTCGATCCTGTTTCTGTGGAAGGCGACGGAAACGGTGGCGGTCTGGCTGTTCATCGTGGGGTCCGTGTTCTTTTGCCTGAAACCGACGCTGAAGCTGATCCGCGAGGTCAAGCTGGCCTCGGTCGGGGATACGGAGGACCTGGCGGAGCGGTACAGGCCTTGA